One Halichondria panicea chromosome 3, odHalPani1.1, whole genome shotgun sequence genomic region harbors:
- the LOC135333564 gene encoding rho GTPase-activating protein 39-like isoform X2 produces the protein MAETSETQWVEIIEPQSKERMFANPSTGEISLTAPDGVKIKPMSQNQWWELYDAGSDSYYYYNAHTGDTVWDRPGDDADIIPLTKLQSTSAEETSEETDGGQPVTTQANEVPGTTPNSQPTLEPAPTQDPNLRAVPVERKLSEILSEHIEPMSPLAIDYEGERFASASGTNKSQVSPTSGDMTTLDKTRTLDGSNARYMECAHGARDSWVNINVVSKEGVNGEQERLDVLSESGGSFPGGSLDRSARGRDQLATPTSYEMKSRTLDNSKRKGSSREGRSYVPARPAPTPPTSRGKTGPSLEKTKSVEHDSLDGEEKAHHRSRSDIPPAPAPPQIRSDRAVSVVSKTSLANFKDLSQHRKGFFRKKVTIANMLAWTKDPIKQPMLQTRDKQLRKEACEMFKLLLQYMGDRKTKQKDVNLIALDITSQAWEKKGLRDELYIQLCRQTSSNSNPKSLRRGWEMFAICLALFPPSIKFRGYLEGYLWRHVEPSPAFKGVPVEVFAQYCHKRVEKMAQSGAKKGVKKPAVEEIIHAKDAPFNPSMFGNTLEDTMELQQEKFPSFDQKLPWVVPALTEAVLRLQGPQTEGIFRVPGDIDEVNILKLKLDKGLVTMDKLSDPHVPASLLKLWFRELEEPLIPAGYYDECINNCDNEMNALSLVDSLPELNKKLLLYLVDFLKQFITPENIEATKMGLDNIAMVWAPNFLRCPSDDHTLIFQNTRKEMAFLRVLLRLIDTNSSATASAL, from the exons TGAAACTCAATGGGTTGAGATAATTGAACCCCAATCGAAGGAAAGGATGTTTGCCAATCCCTCCACTGGAGAGATCTCACTCACCGCTCCAGATGGAGTCAAAAT caaACCAATGAGTCAGAACCAGTGGTGGGAACTATACGATGCTGGCTCTGACAGTTACTACTATTACAATGCTCACACTGGGGACACTGTGTGGGACAGGCCGGGAGATGACGCTGATATCATTCCTCTCACCAAGTTACAG TCCACTTCAGCTGAGGAAACTAGTGAGGAGACTGATGGAGGGCAGCCAGTCACCACACAAGCCAATGAG gtCCCTGGCACCACGCCCAACTCCCAACCCACCCTGGAGCCAGCACCAACACAAGATCCTAATTTAAGAGCTGTACCTGTGGAACGCAAACTCTCTGAAATTCTCTCTGAACATATAGAACCTATGAGTCCACTTGCCATTGACTATGAGGGAGAGAGGTTTGCCTCTGCCTCGGGGACTAACAAATCCCAGGTTTCGCCCACCTCTGGTGATATGACCACTCTCGATAAGACAAGGACACTAGACGGATCCAATGCACGCTACATGGAGTGTGCCCATGGTGCAAGGGACTCGTGGGTGAATATTAATGTAGTGAGCAAGGAAGGTGTGAATGGAGAGCAGGAGAGACTGGATGTTCTCTCTGAGTCGGGCGGGAGCTTTCCGGGAGGAAGTCTGGACAGG TCTGCTCGAGGCAGAGATCAGTTGGCTACACCGACCAGCTATGAAATGAAATCACGTACTCTGGACAACAGCAAACGAAAGGGCAGTTCTAGAGAGGGGCGTAGCTATGTACCTGCTAGACCGGCACCAACTCCTCCTACCTCAAGG GGCAAGACGGGTCCTTCTCTGGAGAAGACCAAGAGTGTGGAGCACGACTCTCTTGATGGTGAAGAGAAG GCTCATCATCGAAGTCGCAGTGACATTCCCCCTGCCCCAGCCCCTCCTCAAATCAGATCGGACAGGGCAGTCAGCGTGGTAAGTAAAACCTCACTCGCAAACTTCAAGGACCTGTCACAGCATCGCAAGGGATTTTTCAGGAAGAAAGTCACCATTGCAAACATGCTCGCTTGGACCAAG GACCCTATCAAGCAGCCGATGCTCCAGACCAGGGACAAGCAACTCAGGAAGGAGGCATGTGAGATGTTCAAGCTCCTCCTACAGTACATGGGTGACAGGAAGACCAAGCAGAAGGACGTCAACCTTATAGCCCTGGATATTACTTCTCAGGCTTGGGAGAAGAAGGGGCTCAGGGATGAGCTATACATACAGCTGTGTCGGCAGACTAGTTCCAACAGCAATCC TAAGAGCCTGCGTCGAGGCTGGGAGATGTTTGCCATCTGTCTGGCCTTATTTCCTCCCTCTATTAAGTTCAGAGGTTACTTGGAGGGTTATCTCTGGAGACATGTTGAGCCCTCGCCAGCATTCAAGGGG GTTCCAGTGGAGGTGTTTGCACAGTACTGCCACAAGAGAGTGGAAAAGATGGCTCAGAGTGGGGCCAAGAAAGGAGTGAAGAAACCAGCAGTGGAGGAGATAATCCATGCTAAG GATGCCCCATTCAACCCTTCCATGTTTGGCAACACTCTGGAAGACACGATGGAACTACAACAGGAGAAGTTCCCCAGCTTTGACCAAAAGTTGCCCTGGGTTGTTCCTGCTCTCACTGAGGCAGTGCTGCGGCTGCAAGGCCCACAGACTGAGGGAATATTCAG AGTGCCTGGAGACATTGATGAGGTGAACATTCTGAAGTTGAAGCTGGACAAGGGATTAGTCACAATGGACAAACTGTCGGATCCTCATGTCCCAGCCTCGCTACTTAAGCTCTGGTTTAGGGAACTGGAAGAGCCCCTCATTCCTGCAGGGTACTA TGACGAGTGTATAAACAACTGTGACAATGAAATGAATGCTTTGTCACTGGTCGACTCGCTGCCAGAGCTAAACAAGAAACTGCTACTATACCTGGTTGATTTTCTTAAG caattcATCACTCCTGAAAACATTGAAGCAACAAAGATGGGTCTGGACAATATAGCCATGGTGTGGGCTCCAAACTTTCTACGCTGCCCGTCAGATGATCATACACTTATTTTTCAGAACACTCGCAAAGAAATGGCTTTTCTACGAGTATTGTTAAGACTGATAGACACAAACAGTTCTGCAACTGCATCTGCACTCTAG
- the LOC135333564 gene encoding rho GTPase-activating protein 39-like isoform X1, with protein sequence MAETSETQWVEIIEPQSKERMFANPSTGEISLTAPDGVKIKPMSQNQWWELYDAGSDSYYYYNAHTGDTVWDRPGDDADIIPLTKLQSTSAEETSEETDGGQPVTTQANEVPGTTPNSQPTLEPAPTQDPNLRAVPVERKLSEILSEHIEPMSPLAIDYEGERFASASGTNKSQVSPTSGDMTTLDKTRTLDGSNARYMECAHGARDSWVNINVVSKEGVNGEQERLDVLSESGGSFPGGSLDRSARGRDQLATPTSYEMKSRTLDNSKRKGSSREGRSYVPARPAPTPPTSRGKTGPSLEKTKSVEHDSLDGEEKVKKKAHHRSRSDIPPAPAPPQIRSDRAVSVVSKTSLANFKDLSQHRKGFFRKKVTIANMLAWTKDPIKQPMLQTRDKQLRKEACEMFKLLLQYMGDRKTKQKDVNLIALDITSQAWEKKGLRDELYIQLCRQTSSNSNPKSLRRGWEMFAICLALFPPSIKFRGYLEGYLWRHVEPSPAFKGVPVEVFAQYCHKRVEKMAQSGAKKGVKKPAVEEIIHAKDAPFNPSMFGNTLEDTMELQQEKFPSFDQKLPWVVPALTEAVLRLQGPQTEGIFRVPGDIDEVNILKLKLDKGLVTMDKLSDPHVPASLLKLWFRELEEPLIPAGYYDECINNCDNEMNALSLVDSLPELNKKLLLYLVDFLKQFITPENIEATKMGLDNIAMVWAPNFLRCPSDDHTLIFQNTRKEMAFLRVLLRLIDTNSSATASAL encoded by the exons TGAAACTCAATGGGTTGAGATAATTGAACCCCAATCGAAGGAAAGGATGTTTGCCAATCCCTCCACTGGAGAGATCTCACTCACCGCTCCAGATGGAGTCAAAAT caaACCAATGAGTCAGAACCAGTGGTGGGAACTATACGATGCTGGCTCTGACAGTTACTACTATTACAATGCTCACACTGGGGACACTGTGTGGGACAGGCCGGGAGATGACGCTGATATCATTCCTCTCACCAAGTTACAG TCCACTTCAGCTGAGGAAACTAGTGAGGAGACTGATGGAGGGCAGCCAGTCACCACACAAGCCAATGAG gtCCCTGGCACCACGCCCAACTCCCAACCCACCCTGGAGCCAGCACCAACACAAGATCCTAATTTAAGAGCTGTACCTGTGGAACGCAAACTCTCTGAAATTCTCTCTGAACATATAGAACCTATGAGTCCACTTGCCATTGACTATGAGGGAGAGAGGTTTGCCTCTGCCTCGGGGACTAACAAATCCCAGGTTTCGCCCACCTCTGGTGATATGACCACTCTCGATAAGACAAGGACACTAGACGGATCCAATGCACGCTACATGGAGTGTGCCCATGGTGCAAGGGACTCGTGGGTGAATATTAATGTAGTGAGCAAGGAAGGTGTGAATGGAGAGCAGGAGAGACTGGATGTTCTCTCTGAGTCGGGCGGGAGCTTTCCGGGAGGAAGTCTGGACAGG TCTGCTCGAGGCAGAGATCAGTTGGCTACACCGACCAGCTATGAAATGAAATCACGTACTCTGGACAACAGCAAACGAAAGGGCAGTTCTAGAGAGGGGCGTAGCTATGTACCTGCTAGACCGGCACCAACTCCTCCTACCTCAAGG GGCAAGACGGGTCCTTCTCTGGAGAAGACCAAGAGTGTGGAGCACGACTCTCTTGATGGTGAAGAGAAGGTGAAGAAGAAG GCTCATCATCGAAGTCGCAGTGACATTCCCCCTGCCCCAGCCCCTCCTCAAATCAGATCGGACAGGGCAGTCAGCGTGGTAAGTAAAACCTCACTCGCAAACTTCAAGGACCTGTCACAGCATCGCAAGGGATTTTTCAGGAAGAAAGTCACCATTGCAAACATGCTCGCTTGGACCAAG GACCCTATCAAGCAGCCGATGCTCCAGACCAGGGACAAGCAACTCAGGAAGGAGGCATGTGAGATGTTCAAGCTCCTCCTACAGTACATGGGTGACAGGAAGACCAAGCAGAAGGACGTCAACCTTATAGCCCTGGATATTACTTCTCAGGCTTGGGAGAAGAAGGGGCTCAGGGATGAGCTATACATACAGCTGTGTCGGCAGACTAGTTCCAACAGCAATCC TAAGAGCCTGCGTCGAGGCTGGGAGATGTTTGCCATCTGTCTGGCCTTATTTCCTCCCTCTATTAAGTTCAGAGGTTACTTGGAGGGTTATCTCTGGAGACATGTTGAGCCCTCGCCAGCATTCAAGGGG GTTCCAGTGGAGGTGTTTGCACAGTACTGCCACAAGAGAGTGGAAAAGATGGCTCAGAGTGGGGCCAAGAAAGGAGTGAAGAAACCAGCAGTGGAGGAGATAATCCATGCTAAG GATGCCCCATTCAACCCTTCCATGTTTGGCAACACTCTGGAAGACACGATGGAACTACAACAGGAGAAGTTCCCCAGCTTTGACCAAAAGTTGCCCTGGGTTGTTCCTGCTCTCACTGAGGCAGTGCTGCGGCTGCAAGGCCCACAGACTGAGGGAATATTCAG AGTGCCTGGAGACATTGATGAGGTGAACATTCTGAAGTTGAAGCTGGACAAGGGATTAGTCACAATGGACAAACTGTCGGATCCTCATGTCCCAGCCTCGCTACTTAAGCTCTGGTTTAGGGAACTGGAAGAGCCCCTCATTCCTGCAGGGTACTA TGACGAGTGTATAAACAACTGTGACAATGAAATGAATGCTTTGTCACTGGTCGACTCGCTGCCAGAGCTAAACAAGAAACTGCTACTATACCTGGTTGATTTTCTTAAG caattcATCACTCCTGAAAACATTGAAGCAACAAAGATGGGTCTGGACAATATAGCCATGGTGTGGGCTCCAAACTTTCTACGCTGCCCGTCAGATGATCATACACTTATTTTTCAGAACACTCGCAAAGAAATGGCTTTTCTACGAGTATTGTTAAGACTGATAGACACAAACAGTTCTGCAACTGCATCTGCACTCTAG